The following DNA comes from Flavobacterium sp. N3904.
ATTTTTATCCAGCGACAGATCGTTTTTGACAAACATAATCTGCGCGCCTACTTTGAGCTGTAAATTGGGATCTACAGGATATATTTTCTCCGGAAAATCACCGGTGATTTCGGGTGTGAAAGTCGTTAGTTTACCTTCTAAATCCTCAAGTGACTGGGCGTTCATCACATCGGCTTTGGCATTGTGCGTGGTCAGCGTGATAAAACCTTTGTTTGCTTTTAGGTCAAAATTGGGTTTCACAAATTCGTTAAGCATTTGAATATCAGTAGGTGTAATCTCATTATTGCGCAGATTATTCAAAACCGAAATGAATCGATCATCGGTCTGACGGTAAATTTTGGATAACTCAATGTACAACGGCGGATAGTGCTGAATCACATGGGCATGAAAAAAGAATTTTCCTCTGTAGTAATTTCGTAAAGTACGCCATTCTTCGTCACGAATAATAGGTGGTAACTGTAATAAATCTCCTATAAATAATACCTGAACACCCCCAAAAGGGGCGGATTTCTTTCTGACGGTTTGCATCATATAATCCATGGCGTCGAGCAAATCGGCTCGTAACATACTGACTTCGTCTATGATAAGCAATTCCATATTACGAATGACTGCGCGTTTTTGTCCACTCATCTTGAAATGCCTGCGCAAAGTGGCTTTGGTTTCAAATTTGGTTGTATCCGAAAATTGGGGAGCCGAATTGTCAGGAATAAAACCACCAAAAGGCAATTGAAACATCGAATGTATCGTCACTCCTCCGGCATTTAGCGCTGCAATTCCCGTAGGCGCCACCACCACCGTATTCTTGTGAGTCGTGGCAATAATTTGCCGCAAAAGAGTGGTTTTACCCGTTCCTGCTTTCCCGGTAAGAAAAACGGATTGGTGCGTTTGATTGATAAAACGGAGAGCATAGGCAGCGGCTTCGGATAGGGATTGCATTTGGCGTATAGTTTAAAAAGCTAAAATATGAAAATAACGGAAATAAAAAAACCTTCAATCTTATTCAAGATGAAGGTTTTATAAAGTTTTGTGAACTAAAGATTACTTCTTAACTTCTTCTGTTTTTGCAGTCGATTTGTATTTTTCGTTCAATAATTTTACGATTTCTTTTGTAATGTCGTATTTTTCTTCGGCATACAAAACTGATGCTGCATCTCCAGTACCGTAGATATAGGCATATCCTTCTTTTTTACCGTACGCTTTTATGAATTTTTTTACTCCGCTTACAAGAGAATCCATTTCTTTTCCGCTGTCTTGTTGCAATTGCATTTGCAAAGCTTGCTGTGCCTGACCCAATTGTTGCTCTCTACGTTGCAATTCAGCACCATTTTTTTGAGCCCATTCTTGACCGTTTGCCTGAGCATTACGTTGAAAATTGGTAGCATCCTGTTTGAATCTGTTGATTTCTGCTTCCAGTTGTCTTCCTTTCTCTGCTGCTTGCGCTTTGTATTTTGCTTCCAGATCTTTGGTCTCCGTATATTCTTTCATCAAGACAGCAGTATCAACATAAGCTGTTTTTAATTCTTTAACT
Coding sequences within:
- a CDS encoding OmpH family outer membrane protein, with the translated sequence MRKALLFIAISISLVSCDKKAEVKELKTAYVDTAVLMKEYTETKDLEAKYKAQAAEKGRQLEAEINRFKQDATNFQRNAQANGQEWAQKNGAELQRREQQLGQAQQALQMQLQQDSGKEMDSLVSGVKKFIKAYGKKEGYAYIYGTGDAASVLYAEEKYDITKEIVKLLNEKYKSTAKTEEVKK